From the Natrarchaeobaculum aegyptiacum genome, one window contains:
- a CDS encoding branched-chain amino acid ABC transporter permease, with the protein MVDFVGIASNTLILGSLYALIAIGFTLIFGVAGQANLAHGATITIGAFTAWFVASLGLGVWVGLAAALVTGALFHLVLYQVFIRHIDDPINVLILTLLAWFVVEYGFRAAVGTEPRSVPSLFAGYTPEIAGFSILYNNLLIVVLSWVFIVALFLFINRTKTGQAIIATSMNEKGAALVGVKTDRITLFTWVLAGLLAGCAGVLYATSRSATYSMGETPLILAFAIVILGGIGSIQGSVIAAYVVGFLEVFTVSAVSPRLSGMTALLLIVLVLLFKPTGLYGRELPA; encoded by the coding sequence ATGGTCGATTTCGTTGGAATTGCGTCAAACACGTTGATACTGGGATCGCTCTACGCGCTGATCGCGATCGGCTTTACGCTGATCTTCGGTGTCGCCGGGCAGGCGAACCTCGCTCACGGTGCGACGATTACTATCGGCGCGTTTACCGCATGGTTCGTCGCCTCGCTCGGCCTGGGCGTCTGGGTCGGCCTGGCGGCGGCACTGGTCACGGGTGCGCTGTTCCACCTCGTGCTCTACCAGGTGTTCATCAGGCACATCGACGACCCGATCAACGTCCTCATTCTGACGTTGCTCGCGTGGTTCGTCGTGGAGTACGGCTTCCGGGCAGCCGTGGGGACAGAACCTCGGAGCGTTCCGTCCCTGTTCGCCGGCTACACCCCAGAGATTGCCGGCTTCTCGATCCTCTACAACAACCTGCTGATCGTCGTGCTCTCGTGGGTGTTCATCGTCGCCCTCTTCCTGTTCATCAACCGGACGAAGACGGGCCAGGCGATCATCGCCACCAGCATGAACGAGAAAGGGGCCGCGCTCGTCGGCGTCAAGACCGACCGAATCACACTGTTCACCTGGGTACTCGCCGGGCTCCTCGCCGGCTGTGCTGGCGTCCTCTACGCCACCTCGCGAAGTGCGACCTACAGCATGGGCGAGACGCCGCTCATCCTCGCGTTCGCCATCGTCATCCTCGGCGGCATCGGCTCGATCCAGGGCAGCGTCATCGCCGCCTACGTCGTCGGCTTCCTCGAGGTGTTTACCGTCTCTGCAGTCTCGCCACGACTCAGCGGCATGACGGCACTCCTGTTGATCGTGCTCGTCCTGCTATTCAAGCCGACCGGCCTCTACGGTCGCGAACTGCCGGCCTGA
- a CDS encoding branched-chain amino acid ABC transporter permease — protein MTRLDLEPRYIAGLVGLVGLGVAPFVLDVLTLRQLTAAMFLGMFAMSWDYVSGYTGQLSFGHSMFFGIGGYTAAVLNLQLDVSPVIAILVGTIFAGVVGFALGFPALRLRGPYLALITLIAPLVLMQIVNIFPGVLGGDAGLPSPDDVLSDGIVETIGTTLAPLGFESPFEQEVLVYYYLTLLLFLGIYALFFVFTRSYVGTIFTAIHEDEDAVLSAGINAAKFKIFAFTMSGAVGGFAGAAFVHVPVGDPLPSEILALTLSIEVVIISIVGGMGTITGPAIAGIGYYFVRDALQTSDVGIPILGTTVGHVSMVLFFLLALLVLFFLPKGVVPWATEWSRDVLESRESPTPS, from the coding sequence ATGACACGTTTAGACCTCGAACCCCGGTATATCGCCGGGCTCGTCGGTTTGGTTGGACTGGGGGTAGCTCCCTTCGTCCTCGATGTTCTCACCCTCAGACAACTCACCGCCGCGATGTTCCTGGGGATGTTCGCGATGAGCTGGGACTACGTCTCCGGCTACACCGGCCAGCTCAGTTTCGGCCACAGTATGTTCTTCGGGATCGGCGGCTACACCGCCGCCGTCCTCAACCTTCAGCTGGACGTCAGTCCAGTTATCGCCATCCTCGTTGGGACGATCTTCGCCGGCGTCGTGGGCTTCGCTCTCGGGTTCCCCGCGCTCAGACTGCGGGGCCCGTACCTGGCGTTGATCACGCTGATCGCGCCACTCGTGTTGATGCAGATCGTCAACATCTTCCCGGGCGTCCTCGGTGGTGACGCCGGTCTGCCGAGCCCCGACGACGTGCTCTCGGACGGCATCGTCGAAACCATCGGCACCACACTCGCGCCACTTGGCTTCGAGTCGCCGTTCGAACAGGAGGTACTCGTCTACTACTACCTCACCCTCCTGCTGTTTCTGGGCATCTACGCCCTCTTTTTCGTCTTCACGCGCTCGTACGTCGGGACGATCTTCACCGCCATCCACGAGGACGAAGACGCCGTCCTCTCGGCGGGGATCAACGCCGCGAAGTTCAAGATCTTCGCGTTCACCATGAGCGGAGCCGTCGGTGGCTTCGCCGGTGCCGCGTTCGTCCACGTGCCCGTCGGTGACCCGCTGCCCAGCGAAATCCTCGCGCTCACGCTGAGCATCGAGGTCGTCATCATCAGTATCGTCGGCGGGATGGGCACCATCACCGGCCCCGCCATCGCCGGCATCGGCTACTACTTCGTCCGCGACGCCCTCCAGACCAGCGACGTCGGCATCCCCATCCTCGGGACGACAGTCGGCCACGTCTCGATGGTCCTGTTCTTCCTGCTCGCACTCCTCGTGCTCTTCTTCCTCCCCAAGGGCGTCGTCCCCTGGGCCACCGAGTGGAGCCGAGACGTTCTGGAGAGCCGAGAGAGCCCAACACCGAGCTAA
- a CDS encoding thiolase C-terminal domain-containing protein: MTRNVAIVGGGHSEWGERAATWKDLAQEGGKAAFDAVPEVGPEDIEGLFVGAVQPERFANQTHVAPLVAELLGIEVTEMTARTELACASGQAALRYAWLAIAAGQLDVALVLGVEKMNLGREYMPEMQASMANVLDREFDGANGLAAPPFFAWYAQRHMHEYGTTREQLSMVAAKNKTNASKTDFAQFQSTCSIEEVTDSPEISAPLYLYDCSGITDGAAGAILMSEEKAREVTDTPAYITGSGQSSMAGNSINNLPSLSTWPQARKASQNAYEQAGIEDPVEDIDVAEVHDCFSISEIIEYEELGFADRGEGGQFIEDGRSHIDGDVAVNPRGGLLGCGHPLGATGVSQALEITHQFQGKVSSDRQVDDPTTGLIHNLSGSASVHSVMVLDRDPQ; the protein is encoded by the coding sequence ATGACGCGCAATGTGGCAATCGTCGGCGGTGGCCACTCCGAGTGGGGTGAGCGCGCCGCAACCTGGAAGGACCTCGCGCAGGAGGGCGGGAAGGCGGCGTTCGACGCCGTCCCCGAGGTCGGCCCCGAGGACATCGAGGGGCTGTTCGTCGGCGCGGTCCAGCCCGAACGGTTCGCCAACCAGACCCACGTCGCACCGCTCGTCGCCGAGTTACTCGGCATCGAAGTCACGGAGATGACCGCCCGGACGGAACTGGCCTGTGCCAGCGGGCAGGCTGCGCTCCGGTACGCGTGGCTCGCCATCGCCGCCGGCCAGTTAGACGTCGCGCTCGTGCTCGGGGTCGAGAAGATGAACCTCGGCCGGGAGTACATGCCCGAGATGCAGGCGTCGATGGCGAACGTCCTCGACCGGGAGTTCGACGGTGCCAACGGCCTCGCCGCGCCACCCTTCTTCGCCTGGTACGCCCAGCGCCACATGCACGAGTACGGCACCACCCGCGAACAGCTCTCGATGGTGGCCGCCAAGAACAAGACCAACGCCTCGAAGACCGACTTCGCGCAGTTCCAGTCGACCTGTTCCATCGAGGAAGTCACCGACTCGCCGGAGATTTCCGCCCCGCTGTACCTCTACGATTGCAGCGGGATCACCGACGGTGCCGCCGGCGCGATCCTCATGAGCGAGGAGAAAGCCCGCGAAGTCACCGACACACCCGCCTACATCACCGGCAGCGGCCAGTCGTCGATGGCGGGCAACTCGATCAACAACCTGCCGTCGCTGTCGACCTGGCCTCAGGCCCGCAAGGCCTCCCAGAACGCCTACGAGCAGGCTGGCATCGAGGATCCCGTCGAGGACATCGACGTCGCGGAGGTCCACGACTGCTTCTCGATCAGTGAGATCATCGAGTACGAAGAACTGGGCTTCGCCGACCGCGGCGAAGGCGGCCAGTTCATCGAGGACGGCCGGAGCCACATCGACGGCGACGTCGCCGTCAACCCCCGCGGTGGCCTGCTGGGCTGTGGCCACCCACTCGGCGCGACCGGCGTCTCTCAGGCGCTGGAAATTACCCACCAGTTCCAGGGGAAGGTATCGAGCGACAGGCAAGTTGACGACCCCACGACGGGCCTGATCCACAACCTCAGTGGCAGCGCCTCCGTCCACAGCGTGATGGTCCTCGACCGTGATCCACAATGA
- a CDS encoding long-chain-fatty-acid--CoA ligase → MKDYELTLQVLLERATDLFGHKEIVSELPDGTTHRYTYDDAYDRISQLANALDDLGVGAGSRVSVMAINHYRHYELYFGPACSGRSIHMTNHMLPEEHLVEIVNEAEDEVVFVDPQFVDVVEAVADDFETVEQYVVLDDEVPETDLEPVVAYEDLLAAQDTDYDWPTLDEDDEAGICYTSGTTGLPKGAAYSHRDLYLHAVTHGHVDVFEISENDAVMPVVPMYHVNGWGLPYSSTLSGAKLVLPGPKTDAEAIAELIDREDVTVTAAVTTVWLQMAEFYDERDDVELESLNRVLIGGTSPPEWLMEKFDKEIDAPIHQGYGMTEAAPHLVNTMTTTEVADLPESERYQQQMKPGLPAPGVQIRLRTVNGEPVPHDGETSGEIQARAPWLIDEYYARPEETESSFTDDGWFKTGDVGVIDEYGYLEIVDRLDDVIKSGGEWISSIDLENELMAHDAVEEATVISVDHPKWEERPVAYVVTGDDVNEDELEEHLLERFPKWWLPDVIEFCESIPKTTTGKFDKKSLRDSFDEEYGSLPVDDQ, encoded by the coding sequence ATGAAAGACTACGAACTCACCCTGCAGGTGCTGCTCGAGCGGGCGACCGACCTGTTCGGTCACAAGGAGATCGTCTCGGAACTGCCGGACGGGACGACCCACCGCTACACGTACGACGACGCCTACGACCGCATCAGCCAGCTCGCCAACGCGCTGGACGACCTCGGCGTCGGTGCCGGCTCGCGCGTGTCGGTGATGGCGATCAACCACTACCGCCACTACGAGCTGTACTTCGGTCCCGCCTGCAGCGGCCGGAGTATCCACATGACCAACCACATGCTCCCCGAGGAGCATCTGGTCGAGATCGTCAACGAGGCCGAAGACGAGGTCGTCTTCGTCGATCCCCAGTTCGTCGACGTCGTCGAGGCCGTCGCCGACGACTTCGAGACCGTCGAACAGTACGTCGTGCTGGACGACGAGGTGCCCGAGACCGACCTCGAACCCGTCGTCGCCTACGAGGACCTGCTAGCTGCACAGGACACCGACTACGACTGGCCCACGCTCGACGAGGACGACGAGGCAGGGATCTGTTACACCTCCGGGACGACGGGACTGCCGAAAGGAGCCGCCTACTCCCACCGGGACCTCTACCTCCACGCGGTTACCCACGGCCACGTCGACGTCTTCGAGATCAGCGAGAACGACGCCGTGATGCCCGTGGTCCCGATGTACCACGTCAACGGCTGGGGACTCCCCTACTCGTCGACGCTGTCCGGCGCGAAGCTGGTCCTGCCGGGCCCGAAGACCGACGCCGAGGCGATCGCCGAACTGATCGACCGCGAGGACGTGACCGTCACCGCCGCGGTGACGACGGTCTGGCTCCAGATGGCGGAGTTCTACGACGAGCGCGACGACGTCGAACTCGAGAGTCTCAATCGCGTTCTCATCGGCGGTACGTCGCCACCAGAGTGGCTCATGGAGAAGTTCGACAAGGAGATCGACGCACCGATCCACCAGGGCTACGGCATGACCGAGGCGGCACCCCACCTCGTCAACACCATGACGACCACCGAGGTGGCCGACCTGCCCGAAAGCGAACGCTACCAGCAACAGATGAAACCGGGACTCCCGGCACCGGGCGTCCAGATCCGGCTCCGGACCGTCAACGGCGAGCCGGTGCCCCACGATGGCGAGACGAGCGGTGAGATTCAGGCCCGGGCACCGTGGCTCATCGACGAGTACTACGCCCGCCCCGAAGAGACCGAGTCGTCGTTCACCGACGACGGCTGGTTCAAGACCGGCGACGTCGGCGTCATCGACGAGTACGGCTATCTCGAAATCGTCGACCGACTCGACGACGTGATCAAAAGCGGCGGCGAGTGGATCTCCTCGATCGACCTCGAGAACGAGTTGATGGCTCACGACGCCGTCGAGGAGGCGACCGTCATCAGCGTCGACCACCCGAAGTGGGAAGAACGCCCCGTCGCCTACGTCGTCACGGGAGACGACGTCAACGAAGACGAACTCGAGGAACACCTGCTCGAGCGGTTCCCGAAGTGGTGGCTCCCGGACGTGATCGAGTTCTGTGAGTCGATCCCGAAGACCACCACCGGCAAGTTCGACAAGAAGTCGCTCCGTGACTCCTTCGACGAGGAGTACGGAAGTCTGCCGGTCGACGACCAGTAG
- a CDS encoding Zn-ribbon domain-containing OB-fold protein: MSDDTPTRKRVSVPEEIELPRMLDFYELQTDDHTQIAEFYDNLRDGQLTTTQCQDCDEIHFPPRIVCPECMSDDLEYVDLPHTGEVLAFSEVRGGLPLGLADHETPYVLGVVDLGPVRLSARIDDVAYADLEIGDEVELVIVEIDGPTDEDRVFYRFKPVSE, encoded by the coding sequence ATGAGCGACGACACACCTACCAGAAAGCGCGTCTCGGTGCCCGAGGAGATCGAGCTCCCACGAATGCTCGACTTCTACGAACTCCAGACCGACGACCACACCCAGATCGCCGAGTTTTACGACAACCTCCGGGACGGCCAACTGACGACCACCCAGTGCCAGGACTGTGACGAGATCCACTTCCCACCCCGGATCGTCTGCCCCGAGTGCATGAGCGACGACCTCGAGTACGTCGACCTGCCGCACACGGGCGAGGTGCTCGCCTTCTCGGAAGTCCGGGGCGGCCTCCCGCTCGGCCTCGCCGACCACGAGACGCCGTACGTGCTCGGCGTGGTCGACCTCGGCCCAGTGAGGCTCTCGGCGCGAATCGACGACGTCGCCTACGCCGACCTCGAGATCGGCGACGAGGTCGAACTGGTGATCGTCGAGATCGACGGCCCGACCGACGAGGACCGGGTATTTTATCGGTTCAAACCAGTTAGCGAGTAA
- a CDS encoding ABC transporter substrate-binding protein, with protein MRGNATQRIGRRTFVGMAGAGITASLAGCAGGSNGDGPGDDGLSIGLLAYEPGAAPMGTAQENAAELAVQELNDEGGVLGEDVQLDVANYQGSASTASDRYLEFVVEDDVDITAGVFQTEVMVDLMSEIASHQTIHMSGGHTSPVISEMVADNYDDYRYQFRPYGNAVHWMHSIADMCGYMQDQEGWERIALLNEEFEWTQTFTDDLPDELEDLGLEVVFNDRYPADTEDFSPLFDSIEAEDADATLMGMAHTAGPALLQWQEQEREFVIGGQIAQIVNPAAYGDFDGTIEFAMSNAPAVHTAELTDETIPFAERYYDEFGIYPNDDFAYATYDGIKMWAEVVEELGTADTEDVIEGLLDASYEGTRGVVEFQGENDEFPHDARFGEGYLERINFQWQEDDGEGIQNVVHPDHHATADYQEPDWY; from the coding sequence ATGCGTGGGAATGCAACGCAAAGAATAGGACGTCGAACCTTCGTTGGGATGGCTGGTGCGGGAATTACCGCGTCGCTTGCGGGCTGTGCCGGCGGTTCGAACGGTGACGGCCCCGGTGACGACGGCCTCAGTATTGGCCTCCTCGCGTACGAACCAGGTGCCGCGCCGATGGGTACCGCCCAGGAGAACGCAGCCGAACTCGCCGTGCAGGAACTCAACGACGAGGGCGGCGTCCTCGGCGAGGACGTCCAGCTCGACGTCGCGAACTATCAGGGTTCGGCGTCGACGGCGAGCGATCGCTACCTCGAGTTCGTCGTCGAGGACGACGTCGACATCACCGCCGGCGTCTTCCAGACGGAGGTCATGGTCGACCTCATGTCCGAAATCGCCAGCCACCAGACGATCCACATGAGCGGTGGACACACCTCTCCGGTCATCTCGGAGATGGTGGCCGACAACTACGACGACTACCGCTACCAGTTCCGGCCGTACGGGAACGCGGTCCACTGGATGCACTCGATCGCCGACATGTGTGGGTACATGCAAGACCAGGAGGGCTGGGAGCGAATCGCCCTGCTGAACGAGGAATTCGAGTGGACCCAGACGTTCACCGACGACCTGCCGGACGAACTCGAGGACCTCGGTCTCGAGGTCGTGTTCAACGACCGATACCCGGCTGACACGGAGGACTTCTCGCCGCTGTTCGACTCGATCGAGGCAGAAGATGCCGACGCGACGCTGATGGGGATGGCCCACACGGCAGGCCCGGCACTGCTCCAGTGGCAAGAACAGGAACGAGAGTTCGTCATCGGTGGCCAGATCGCCCAGATCGTTAACCCGGCGGCCTACGGTGACTTCGACGGCACCATCGAGTTCGCCATGAGTAACGCGCCGGCAGTCCACACGGCCGAACTCACCGACGAGACGATCCCCTTCGCCGAACGATACTACGACGAGTTCGGCATCTACCCAAACGACGACTTCGCGTACGCGACCTACGACGGCATCAAGATGTGGGCGGAAGTCGTCGAGGAACTGGGTACGGCCGATACCGAGGACGTCATCGAGGGTCTGCTCGATGCCTCCTACGAGGGAACCCGCGGCGTCGTCGAGTTCCAAGGTGAGAACGACGAGTTCCCACACGACGCTCGCTTCGGTGAGGGTTACCTCGAGCGCATCAACTTCCAGTGGCAAGAAGACGACGGCGAGGGCATCCAGAACGTCGTCCACCCGGACCACCACGCGACGGCGGACTACCAAGAACCAGACTGGTACTAG
- a CDS encoding 3-hydroxyacyl-CoA dehydrogenase/enoyl-CoA hydratase family protein, with protein sequence MTIETVQRVAVLGAGSMGHGIAEVAAMGGYDVTIRDIEQEFVDDGYDQIEWSLEKLEEKGRLDESAEDILARVDTTTDLEAAVSDADLVIEAVPEVMDIKEDTFSSVDEHAPDHAILASNTSSLSISDIASATDRPEQVVGLHFFNPPVKMDLVEVTYGEATSDETAETAYAWAESIDKTPIYVRKDVHGFVVNTVLVPFMEEAAWMRSEDETTIQEADATMVYERGFPMGPFELNDFGGIDIGYHFRAESDQPVPPVVEEKVDNENLGKKSGKGFYDYDDGDGVDYLPEDSGDFDWLRTEAVMINKAAWLIGNDVATPEAIDTGCRLGGSFPEGMCRRGDRLGLDRVLEKLEDLHEEYGAERFEPCEYLIELVEDGWTGEDAGKGFYDYRTDPPYHYLEWEIDDEGVLNVVLSREERMNSMSEDMFMEIDRLLTSVDTDEVSCVVFEGAGDRAFSSGADITGFTSGEPTEIMEVDEMFQTVYEFERPTVAKIDGFCLGAGIELALACDIRIATEDSLIGTPETTLGVIPGGGATQRLVRLVGEARTKEMVFRGMQFDAAQAEEWGIVNHAVPAEEFEALVDEVVSDLTANAPLALKLAKDVIHDGQEAGLEAALAMEKKSFGLLATTDDMYEGVTAFRQNREPDFQGE encoded by the coding sequence ATGACGATAGAGACAGTGCAGCGAGTAGCAGTGCTCGGAGCAGGTAGCATGGGACATGGTATCGCTGAGGTAGCCGCGATGGGTGGCTACGACGTGACCATCCGCGACATCGAACAGGAGTTCGTCGACGACGGCTACGACCAGATCGAGTGGAGCCTCGAGAAGCTCGAGGAAAAAGGTCGACTGGACGAGTCCGCCGAAGACATCCTCGCTCGCGTCGACACCACGACCGACCTCGAGGCCGCCGTTTCCGACGCCGACCTCGTGATCGAGGCCGTGCCGGAGGTCATGGACATCAAGGAAGACACCTTCTCCTCGGTCGACGAGCACGCCCCCGATCACGCGATCCTCGCGTCGAATACGTCGAGTCTCTCGATCTCGGACATCGCCTCGGCGACCGACCGCCCGGAGCAGGTCGTCGGCCTGCACTTTTTCAACCCACCGGTGAAGATGGACCTCGTCGAGGTCACCTACGGTGAGGCCACTTCCGACGAGACCGCCGAGACCGCCTACGCGTGGGCCGAATCGATCGACAAGACGCCGATCTACGTCCGCAAGGACGTCCACGGCTTTGTCGTCAACACCGTCCTCGTCCCGTTCATGGAGGAGGCCGCCTGGATGCGTTCCGAGGACGAGACGACGATCCAGGAAGCCGACGCCACGATGGTCTACGAGCGTGGCTTCCCGATGGGGCCGTTCGAACTCAACGACTTCGGCGGCATCGACATCGGCTACCACTTCCGCGCCGAATCGGACCAGCCCGTTCCGCCTGTCGTCGAGGAGAAAGTCGACAACGAGAACCTCGGCAAAAAGAGCGGGAAGGGCTTCTACGATTACGACGACGGCGACGGCGTCGACTACCTCCCCGAGGACTCCGGCGACTTCGACTGGCTGCGCACCGAGGCGGTGATGATCAACAAAGCCGCCTGGCTCATCGGCAACGACGTCGCCACCCCCGAAGCGATCGACACCGGCTGCCGGCTCGGCGGCAGCTTCCCCGAGGGTATGTGTCGCCGCGGCGACCGCCTCGGCCTCGACCGCGTCCTCGAAAAACTCGAGGACCTCCACGAGGAGTACGGGGCCGAGCGCTTCGAGCCCTGTGAGTACCTGATCGAACTCGTCGAGGACGGCTGGACCGGCGAGGACGCCGGCAAGGGCTTCTACGACTACCGCACCGACCCACCGTACCACTACCTCGAGTGGGAGATCGACGACGAGGGCGTCCTGAACGTCGTGCTCTCGCGCGAAGAGCGGATGAACTCCATGTCCGAGGACATGTTCATGGAGATCGATCGCCTGCTCACGAGCGTCGACACGGACGAGGTCTCCTGTGTCGTCTTCGAGGGCGCCGGCGACCGCGCCTTCAGTTCGGGCGCGGACATCACCGGTTTCACGTCGGGTGAGCCGACCGAGATCATGGAGGTCGACGAGATGTTCCAGACCGTCTACGAGTTCGAGCGACCGACGGTCGCCAAGATCGACGGCTTCTGTCTCGGCGCTGGCATCGAACTCGCGCTGGCCTGTGACATCCGCATCGCCACCGAGGACTCCCTCATCGGCACGCCCGAGACCACCCTCGGCGTCATCCCCGGCGGCGGTGCGACCCAGCGCCTCGTCCGACTGGTCGGCGAGGCTCGCACCAAGGAGATGGTCTTCCGCGGCATGCAGTTCGACGCCGCACAGGCAGAAGAGTGGGGCATCGTCAACCACGCTGTTCCTGCCGAGGAGTTCGAAGCGCTCGTCGACGAGGTCGTCTCTGACCTCACGGCCAACGCGCCGCTCGCGCTCAAGCTCGCCAAGGACGTCATTCACGACGGCCAGGAGGCCGGCCTCGAGGCGGCCCTGGCGATGGAGAAGAAGTCCTTCGGCCTGCTGGCGACCACCGACGACATGTACGAAGGTGTCACGGCGTTCAGACAGAACCGCGAGCCGGACTTTCAGGGTGAGTGA
- a CDS encoding ABC transporter ATP-binding protein, producing MSDTPVLAVEDLGVTYGKVTALHDVDVEVDAGETVGVIGPNGAGKSTFVDTVSGFLEYEGSIRVNGVEVAETSTQDLIRDGLFYCTERRDLFDYMSVEQNLRLGSYLNEDGEDERLREVFDLFPRLEERRDQEAGTLSGGEAQMLSLGRGLMSDPEFLILDEPSIGLAPVILEDISEALHQITELDVTVMICEQNITFALEHADRLYLLENGTVRQTGTPEGLQSTEFVESFMGG from the coding sequence ATGAGCGATACGCCAGTGCTGGCCGTCGAGGACCTCGGCGTCACGTACGGCAAGGTGACCGCCCTCCACGACGTCGACGTCGAGGTCGACGCGGGCGAGACCGTCGGCGTCATCGGTCCCAACGGCGCAGGCAAGTCGACCTTCGTCGACACGGTCAGCGGCTTCCTCGAGTACGAGGGGTCGATCAGGGTAAACGGCGTCGAAGTCGCAGAAACCTCGACCCAGGACCTGATCCGGGACGGTCTCTTCTACTGCACCGAGCGCCGGGACCTGTTCGACTACATGTCCGTCGAACAGAACCTGCGGCTGGGCTCGTACCTCAACGAAGACGGCGAGGACGAACGGCTCCGCGAGGTGTTCGACCTCTTCCCACGTCTCGAAGAACGACGCGACCAGGAGGCCGGGACGCTCAGCGGCGGTGAGGCGCAGATGCTCTCGCTCGGTCGCGGCCTGATGAGCGATCCCGAGTTCCTCATCCTCGACGAGCCGTCGATCGGTCTGGCGCCCGTCATCTTAGAGGACATCAGCGAGGCACTCCACCAGATCACCGAACTCGACGTCACCGTGATGATCTGCGAACAGAACATCACCTTCGCCCTCGAGCACGCTGACCGACTCTACCTGCTCGAAAACGGTACGGTCCGACAGACCGGGACGCCCGAAGGCCTCCAGTCCACCGAGTTCGTCGAATCGTTCATGGGCGGATAA
- a CDS encoding ABC transporter ATP-binding protein, with protein MTPQTTKTATTPDESTDVLRLENVTKRFGNVTAVDDLSFAVHEQEILGFIGPNGAGKSTTFNCVSGSFPPTEGTIYYRDEDVTGMPQYELVKKGISRTYQTFRPLNDRTVLENIELSQVPDKLFSVSDLRADTTERAWELCERVGLEEYAHLTPEEVPHAGMLRLEIGRALGTDPDLLLVDEPFAGLTSEEIEESASLFRSLREEGTTLVVIDHNMHGLLDLVDRVVVISFGEKIAEGAPQEIRDDPVVQKAYLGGDVE; from the coding sequence ATGACACCCCAAACTACCAAAACGGCAACCACACCGGACGAGAGTACCGACGTCCTCCGCCTGGAGAACGTCACGAAACGCTTCGGGAACGTCACCGCCGTCGACGACCTCTCCTTTGCGGTCCACGAACAGGAGATTCTCGGCTTCATCGGCCCGAACGGTGCCGGCAAGTCGACCACGTTCAACTGCGTCTCCGGGTCGTTCCCACCGACGGAGGGAACCATCTACTACCGCGACGAAGACGTCACCGGCATGCCCCAGTACGAACTCGTCAAGAAGGGCATCTCCCGTACCTACCAGACGTTCCGCCCGCTCAACGACCGCACCGTCCTCGAGAACATCGAACTCTCGCAGGTGCCGGACAAACTCTTCTCGGTCTCGGACCTCCGGGCGGACACCACCGAACGCGCCTGGGAACTCTGTGAGCGCGTCGGCCTCGAAGAGTACGCCCACCTCACGCCCGAGGAGGTCCCCCACGCCGGGATGCTCCGCCTCGAGATCGGCCGGGCGCTGGGCACGGACCCCGACCTGTTGCTGGTCGACGAGCCGTTCGCCGGCCTCACCAGCGAGGAGATCGAGGAATCGGCCTCCCTGTTCCGGTCCCTCCGTGAAGAGGGCACCACGCTGGTCGTCATCGACCACAACATGCACGGCCTGCTCGACCTCGTCGACCGCGTCGTCGTGATCTCCTTCGGCGAGAAGATCGCCGAAGGCGCTCCACAGGAGATCAGGGACGATCCGGTCGTCCAGAAGGCCTACCTCGGAGGTGACGTCGAATGA